In Centroberyx gerrardi isolate f3 chromosome 14, fCenGer3.hap1.cur.20231027, whole genome shotgun sequence, the genomic stretch TCTCCACCCTGAATTGTCATGGATCACCTACAGATCACACCTTGCCTCCACttgctgcttcctgttcctctcctcatctACTCTGAGGTTTTAGCTTGGAAGCCCGGAGGTGTTACACATACAAGTTTCATAAACTACACATACGTAGTGATAAACTTTGGTGAATTCCACTATAAGCAGCTGTCAGCTAATCAGTCTTGTCTGGTGTGATCTATCTCGTCACTCCCATTTCAACTTCTACATTCTCAACTGAGTGTTTTCCACTTCAGGGTTAAACAGGGTTTGCTTGGGATTATCCATATCAGTCAGCTTCATTGACTCCCAGTTCCTAGCTGTTATAGCGTGACCTAAGGTGGTGTGAGGTTAGTTGTTGATTAATTTTTATGCAACCTTGAACCCTTTTCTGGGCCAGTGGACCCACCAGACTGTTGACAGAGCTGTGTGCTAAAGATAAAGCTAACAATTCTGTGCTGCATGCAGTTTGGCTGagtctttctgctgctctcagcAATATCATTTTCAGCATAAATTGGTCGTTGTAATTCAGGATCAGTGCTCTTTTGTATCACATTCTCAGAACCAATGAGGTAAAGATAGGTTTGCAACCTATGGTCAAAATAAAGGTAACGTCAGTATAAAGAATTTCCTCCGTTATGTTACCTCTCAGTGTGGAGAGTCGGCGCCTGTTTCTTGCATAGTTTTGGTCAGTTAGTCAATGCTAATTGCTACAAACATAACAATTTTGAGTGATCACCTCACCTATCTACTGTATTTTATGGCAAATGCTATTTCAGACATCGTTACGTTCTACGTTTTTATTTGTGATCATAGGCTATTTAATATTTGAGGTGTATAACACTATAATTGTGCTGTTGAAACCACTGGGTGCCCTATCTTGTTTTGTGGATAGAGGAATTGGAAGTGCATCATGGGATGATGACAATCCCCTAATAAGAAGCATTATTAAAACGTCTGTAGCCTTACTAGTCATGACTGGATTGAAGAAATTCACTCCATGTCAAAACAGAACCACCACATTCCTTCAATGTGGCAAGACTTTATACTGGGGATTATTCTGACAAGACTATGACTGAATCATTCGCAGTATCCAAATCAGCAGCCTGGAATAAGGGCTTACAAGTTTGTAATTTCGGCATATGGGTCTGAAATAAGACATTGCAATTTGGGCGTATTGTTAGGCTAGTTTTGTATCCACAATATCTTGCAGCTGAGAGACATGATATAGTATGCAGTCTGACTGAAATCATGTGTGTGAAGACCTGAGGCAAGCATAATATAACACCCCAGTCAGTCTGTGCATGCTTCTGCTTTGAAAGggcagaaaagaagaaaatacaagtgaaattgataaaaacaaagtagaaatctgtttaattcaataaaatatcaagtACAATTAAAGCATTTCACCTTTAATATTAAATAATTAAGACTTATTTCATTCCTTGCCAATACTGTTACAAAGAGTTGCATCATTTCACTGCAGTACAACTCTTCCCTTGACAACCATTGCTCCAGATAAGGAAATATAAATTCACTCGTATGTATGTAAAACCTGCACACAAATACTGCATACACAAAATTACATCTGAGAATAAAGCGAAGGTGACATGTCAAGAATCATGAATGATTGCGCAATCCATGCACTCAGTTCTTCACTCCTATTCAAAGTGTCCTTGTAAACTGGTGGTAGCTGTTTTCACCTGTAAGCGTACCATTTTCAACACTTGTTCAGTGTAACACCTCCGGGCTTCAAGTCCATCAATGATTAGACAGGTAGCCGAGGAGTCTGTACCGGTTCCCACAGAGCCATGTGGAGCCTGTGGCCGCGGTCTCTAACACTGCCCGGTAGCAGAGAGCAGGTTGCGCAGGGTCGCGAGCTCTCTGGACAGCTGCTCCACTCGCTTTTGTAAACGATCGTTCTCTGCAGCCAGTTCCAGCACTTTATGTTGAGTCTCCATGTTGCGCATTTTGGCTTTATCCCTGCTCTTCCTCACCGCGAGGTTGTTCCTCTCCCGCCTCTGCTTGTACTCATCGCTGTCCTTGTCCAGCCGTTTCTTTGCTTTGCCGCTGGACATCTTGGCCGTGTGCGACGGCGACCTGCTTTTACCTGACGGGGCAGGTGTGCCGGGCGGGCTGGAGCAGGTCGAGGACGCGGTGGAGATGTTGCCGAGACTGCCGCTGGGAGTGGATTGGTAGTGAAGATAGGACCTCATGTCGAAACCAGACGACCCGTTGTCCATCTTTGTGTCTTCTTTACTCTCGTCTCTTTCGGCAGCTCTGTAGCGGTTCCCGAGAAGTTCGGGGCTGAAGACGGTGTCCACACGGGTTTCCTGCAGCTCGGTGTAACCCAGCGCGTAGGGCTCCCTGGGGTCCCTTAAGTTGTCGCACTGACTCGACTCCAGCTCGTTCGCAAACGGGtagtttttgtagttttgtaaAGCTGTAACTCTCTTTATCTTGTTCTCCGCCAGGAAATCAGAGTATACGTCCCCCTGCTGCTGCGTCGGCGCCGCCAGCTGCGGACAGTGCAGAGCTGAATCCAGGTAAACACAGAAATCTATCGCTTTCTCCCGCTCGTCGATGCCCAGCTCCGTCATCGAGTCGTCAAGCCTCCTGTATGAGCTGTTGCTGATGGGACTGATAATGCTGTCTCTATTGTGGAAAGCAAAGCTGTCCTCGTTGTAGAAGCCGGCCACTTCCATGGATCTTAACACCCGCCGGATTGCAGGAACATTGAGGGCAGATGAGACGCCCGAAGTGGTTTGGCTCGCTGAAGCCTCAACAGTGAAATGGCTCAAGTGGCGCAGTGTCTGTCAGTCTATATCCAGTGAGTCACTGTTGAAACCATAGACTACAACATTAATTTATAAAGTGAAATTGTTTTAAGCGGTTGTTCTGATGCAGTGGGGTGTTTGACAGCTCTTCCTGTCTTGGAGAGGTTTATATAGGGTTCGAAGTGGGAGGGGTCGGGTCGCGCTGCACCTGGGTGAATGACGCGCGAGATCCGAACGACCTGTAGGTTCTGATTTCAAGTGTCGTGACCTGCTTCCGAGTGGGGATGTCGTAAATAGGCTACGACTTGTCGCGCACTCAAGTGATTGTTCGGAGATCATAACAAGATGGATAACGaaagtagttttttttgtgTCAGTTGTGTTATTTTAGAAACCAAGCGCGCGGAGCTACTATGTGCTGCAGCAACAGATTGAATTTGAGGAAATGCACATTAGAATTGATGCTTTAGTTAGGCTACTTTATCAAAAACAACATTGTGCGGCAACTAAAAGataaacaaagagtgaaaatagaaacataggCTATAACAATGCTAATAATTTACACAGAATGCCAAACAGTAACATATAACAACAAAATGCAATAGGCTTACTTTAACCAATAATTGTTAACACGGCTTCCATGTTCACCGCcccctaaacgtcacatctcggCAACTCGGGTATCATTAAAAATCCCACTTTCTCAGTGAAAGGCTATTTATGACCTCGTTGGGTGATGAACACACGCTTAATGACGATGTGTCCGGCAGCACTGGACAACATTCCCAGACTGCAGTTAttacacaacaaaaacaagatgaTGCGCACACCAGGGTTCAAACCCAAACACTTCTTTTATCGCATGAGAAATAATCAGCAGGTGCTAGACTATTTGCTGTCTACAATTATTTAATGCATGTTAAATGGAGTCAAAGCAAAAGTTGCACATTAAACATGGGATATCATtgttttcaactttattttcaactttaataacaaaaacaatgtcATGAAAGCAACACTGCTGAACTAACTTGCTCAAGTACAGGCAGACCTTCATCTCCTAGACTGGTGTGCACATATTGATTGAGTCTAAATGCACAGGCGGTTTCTCTCCAATTTGACTCAGAGCAGAGTGATTTGGATTTGATGTGTGGCACTGCTGCCATCTTGTGGTATAGAATTGCAACAACGCAAATAAACGCCCGGATAGCCATAGTGCGAGTAAAAAGACTATTTAGCACTGTTATTGTGTATCAATCCATTCACAGTTATATCAAGAAGAGgaggccaagagagagagaatttattTTAGATATTACATTGAGATGCTCAGCCCTCCTAGCCTGGGAAATCAACAGCGGTCTACAGCAGTGATTGTGTTTATATGACATGTTTGGTCATATctaaacatgttttttccacCTCATAAATAAGCATCGCTTTATAGGCCAGTTACTTGTTTGACAactgacaaaatattttttgtggcAATGTAAGAAGCAACAACTGCGTGACCTGCTGTAGCCTATCCCCCATCACAGCCAGTccaacaacacaaaaatatgaatgcatgGTTGCTTTGTAACTTTTTCATCAACACCATATAGGCTACTATGCATTCGTGGTCAGCTATTCATGTGAATGTAGGCCTACTCTTATAAAGGCATAGGTTGTCGCCTACATACGCTTCTACAGCCAAACACATTTTTCTGATTGGGCATGTCTTGCGTAAAAACATTCTTCAGCCTCCTTTCCCCTCTGAAACATGCACTGGGCCCTTCTCACATTGGATCTCAAAGCTCTTAACTGGTGTAAGCCAATGATAAAACTGCGTGCTGACGCCGGTGCTTGCGTGTCAGATCATGTGGGCAGAGGGAGCGAGTGAAGCTGCGTCTGCTTCAAGCAGTGGGTTGAGAATTGGGACTCGACAGGACGGGTGGGGTCAGGAAATGCGGTCTTTTCCCTCGCAACCCCATTGGTTACTCGGCGGATTCTAGAACCTGTTCCCGTCCAGCGATTGGCTGTCGCCTTTACCGAACTGGAAACGATTGGCTGAAAACGTTAACGCTATTTGTGGGCTGAGAAGTTGATGAATCCGTTGGTTCCTGACTATGTGTAGATAGATTGAAGGGGTTGGGCTCAACCAAAAGTGGAGAACATGGCGAGAATGGTAAACGAGAACGGGTGTGGACAAGAAACACAGAGTCCAGAACCACAGGGACCGGGCCGGGGTGCGGCGAGATGGGGCGCGCAACACGCAGGGGCCCGAGAACTAGCGAATTTATACTCTCCAGGTGAGCCAATTCACCCAGCAGTGTCGTGTTGTGGGTCTGTTCCCATGGTCAAAGTGTCCATCGGCGTGACATAACATAACAgtcggctttttttttttttttttttttagtaactAAGTAAGCACGCGAAAAGAACTCCTCAAAAAATTGCAATCAAGTGTATCCATTTACCTGCAGTTGCTACAATTAAATGATACTGAGCAACCAGCGAGACAGTGCCCGGCGTGTTACATAGTCACACTCTTATCGTTACACAATAGGAATCATGTGAGATTGCGGGTTGGAtatttgtttgtgcttttgttaTGCTTTCAGTGACATTTCGAGCACGAGGCTGCACTGCTAGAAGATTCCACTGCTTCTGCTTTACGAACAGACGCTCCATATGGACACGGAGTTGCTGTGACCTTTCATAACAATGTTGCTGTAATTGCGAACTCAGCTGATGGATTGGAACTCAATCAGCAATGCAGAACCGAGCACTTGGCTGTTTACTAATAGTCCAAGTTGCTCTTGCTGGttgtttttagatttttgtCCAGCCACTGTGACTGGACAATCTAATATCACCATTTGAACTTGCACTATCAACACAACGTGAATGGCCTTTGCACGCCCACAATACAAATACTAATGTTTGGTTTgggcagtctctctctctgacagagggGAGTTGCCTTATGGTGCTTTAGACTTTGCAGGAGTTGTCTGCCAGTGGGGGTTTAGCCGTAAGGATTTCTACCCCTCCTTGAATTGTAAGAGCTGGGCAGGTATTTCAGGCCCAGCTGCTTACAAGAGTTCTTTAACCAGCAACGGATGGGGGAATGTGGTATCTTAGTGTACAAGTTCTCTCTGTTGTAAATAGATGTAATACCTGAGAGTTAATTCTGCCGAACACTTCATTGACCTTTGGACATTAGGACATTTGGACTTAGTTTGGAGTTTTTGATATCAGGTCATTACAGGTACTATAGACTGTAGACAGTGATTAAACATAACTACAGTCTTATCAGCTTATCAGACAATCATTTTTCCAGATGAACCCAAAGATGAAGCAATGCTCATACCTCATTGTTTTAGTTATTCTGACATGTATGTTGTATGCTcatgttttttatgtgttttgtttttactctcAAGGCAAAAGATGTCAAGAATGGATAAGTGTtgtcctctgcttctctcttatGGCCTTCAACTTCATTCACCTCCTTGCCAATTTCCACCTGGGACATGTGTGGCACATTGTGTTGGGCATCGGTAAGTACAGACTCAACAATTATATAATGCTGTTGAGCTGCAACTGCATATTGTCAGCGGTGGATcagctctgttgtttttttctcagagctACACATATGTGATGGCCCACAAAGCACTCTTCACTAAAGCACAGCGctgtttgttctttgttttgttgattcTGTCatcctttatttttctctcaaacTCCATTTCAGTGGCAGGAATACTCACCGCAGACTTTGCATCAGGCCTTGTTCACTGGGGGGCTGATACATGGGGATCAGTGGAACTTCCCATCTTTGGAAAGGTAGAGGTCCATGAGTGGATTTCCCATCATGTTTTTTGGGTTTAGTGCCAAAACCACAATCCGTTACTTTGTTCTACCCACAATGTAGGCCTACTCATAAAAATCTGGGTTTCTGTTCTGAACAGAATGGCCGTCTGTTTGTCTTGTTCTTCACCCTACTTTCCGATCTCTCCCCCAGGCTTTTATACGACCATTTAGAGAGCACCACATTGACCCCACAGCCATCACCCGTCACGACTTCATTGAGACCAATGGTGACAATTGCATGCTGACCATAGTCCCTCTAGCAAACATGGCCTTCAACTTCCTCACCCTCTCCCCTGGTGAGCTACTAACAAATTCAGCCCGGCGTTTGTTTTTTACACACAGAATTGCTGTAATCTGGTGTTACTTCAGAATATCCATGTAGAGAAAAACGTTAAATTAAACAAAtgaatttctcttttcctctgtctcctaTTTGTAGCGGAGATTTACCACAACTACCCCTGGTACTGCTTCTTGTTTGCACTGGCCATCTTTGTGACCCTCACCAACCAGATTCACAAGTGGTCGCACACGTACTTCGGCCTGCCTCGTTGGGTCGTGCTCCTACAGGACTGCCACATCATCCTTCCCCGCAAGCACCACCGCGTCCACCACGTCTCCCCGCATGAGACGTACTTCTGCATCACCACAGGTTTGTGCTCGATTTCTTTGTTGTGAAATCGCCGTCATAGAGGTAAAGCGGCGTGTAGACAGTTGGAAATAATGACAAAAGACTAGTGGGTTAAGAGTGGGCTGAGTTGTCATTGGACCTTGTGTTCCCAGGTTGGCTGAACTACCCTCTGGAGAAGCTGGGCTTCTGGCGTAACCTTGAGGATCTCATCCAGGGCGTGACGGGGGAGAAGCCCCGGGCAGACGACCTGAAATGGGCTCACAAAGTCAAGTAACAGCGCAGGCCGACCGCACCCTACCTCAGAAGACGCCGGCTCTGTCCTgtcttctcctccccttttGCCTAACTCAAACTGTAATCCATTGGAAGAAAACTTAACCAACAGTTTCTGATGCCATAGCTTTAAGTCTTGCACATTTTGTCTGGTTTTCAAGAAGAGCGCTTCGTTGATGGGATTTTTCATTACCCGCGGTGGAGATCGTCATTTTAGATTGCAATATCTCCGTAACTCCTTGACAAGCTCCATATTCTGATGTTGTCTGTCTAACACAGCTCACCACTTTTTGAGGTGACGTACAAAGGCCGTTGCTCTCAGAAGGTATGCACAATTTGAAATCACTTTCAAAGGAGAATCAAAGAGATTTTACTCAAAAAACTCAAACATCCCCAGCAAGAATACTTGAAAGGAAAACGCACTTCTTAACGGCActtgtttttattcaaattgtttttcttcaaagcCACACATCCGCGTTTGGAAAGATGATAAAACACTGAGTATgtttattattgctattattattttctttgccaGTAAGTGCTGGATCAGTTGTTGTGTCTCCACCTCAACAAGGGTCTGCTTGACGGTTATAAAACAAAGTTGGATTTAGACTAAGTAGTAGGGCTGGGTTGATGCAGGATTTTTGGATGCATTACCAATGTTGATATGTAAAGAACAAATTGGTTAATTACTGTTTTATATGCTAATGCTGACTTTTTGTGATTTGTGCGGTAATCCATTTGCATACTTAGCACAAGCATCATTGTTTTTGTATTAGCTACtattataattaataatttTAGTTGTGGATTTATTATAATCCACAAGTGAATCTGAGACAGTGGCTACAGTTACACTGGAAGTTTTAATGCAACTTTAATCATCCAAAATCATCACACCAGGATGCACTTAATGACGCTATCCAGCCACAATgtgcagacaaacaacataaagagatggagagggagaagtagTAATGGAAACACAGAAGACAAATAATAGCTGTTTTCAGGCCATGTGATTTggtctaaaaaaaacattctgaatTGTGTGTAACTGTAGCCCATGTTGATGCTAGGCCAAAACAAAATTTGGCCAAATACCAATCTTTAATGTTCGGCTGCATCAGTCTGGCCCAACTAAGTAGCCTTTTAAGATGATCAAGTGTCCTCTGTGAAaagctttttctgttttctttttttaagtgtATGACTCTTTCCAGTCAACAGGCCTTGGTGTTGCTGTCAGGAAGGAGACACATGCCGTTTTGTCAAGCAGCCTTAAGTACCACAGATGCAGTAATTGTGTCATtgttattttttgcatttgcagATCTCCTTTGTAACGTCGCAACGGTAGTTTTTGCTATCAAGGATTTCTGTTTTAGACTTCATCATACGCCGACACTCCTAAATCACGTGCCAATTTTATGTAACGTTATTTTCACATCTCACAGCTATTCTTTTATAATCTGGGAGGGAAGAGTCGTAGTTTTAGAACATAACATTCCCCTTGAGTAACATTGCCAATGTGAACCGTCTTGGTAACTGTGACAAGCAGGCTTGGTAATGTTACAAGGGCTTCAGCGATGACTGACGATCCAAGAATTACTTGAGTGCTATAGATGAGATTATATAATGAACTGATGAGTGAAACGTTTGTTAATGCTTTAGTAAGTCATTTGTAAATGTATTGTACAGCAGATAACTATGCAGTGTAATAAGAGGCCCTTAACTATATGTCTTAACTCAAGTTAAATAATCTGATTTGGCTAAAATGGCTTCCTTTTCCCAAAGTTTTACCCATGTTTGCAAAAACGCAAAAATGGAGCTCAGAAAATTAGCTAGTTAAAAACAACTGCATGACAAACTACAAACTACTTTTACTAATTACTCTCAAGATGTCACTTACACAGGCTTAAGGATGCATGCATGCGTACAGCATGTTGGCTTGTGCAAGCAATATATTGGCTCACCAGCTTTCCTTAGATTTTGAGTGAAGCAGCCACTGACAGGAGAGGACTCTGTTGCAGGTGAACTTCTCATCTAATGTACCGTTTTCAAATGAAGACCCCAACTTTTACCAAATGGTCCCTGGTTTGAACTACCAAAACTTTATCTTCATTCCAAGGAACTCCTGGGAACTGTTTTCAGGTGCTAACGGGAGAAGCAAACCCTGCTGTTCAGTGGGCTTGAGCAGGTTAAAGGCTAAATTGTGAAGCTCTTGGGTGTTTTAGTCAAAGTAGATAATTTAATGATAGTATGTAGTTTATTTCAAAGCCAAAATAGCTTTTTATACTCTGTAATATTCCAGATTTTGAATCCTTCATACTTGATTATTTAAATTTCTTCACCATAGGTCAGCAGCAAAGCTACACTGCAAATTGCATAGTGCTTGCCAAGATATGTATGTTGTGAGAGGCAGTTTTGTGTGCTTGGTAGTTTTAGTATACGCTGGTTAAGGGATGACATTTTGTGTCACTACATCTGAGTTTGAGGCCCGCATAGAGGGTTTTCTTTTTACTTCAGTGGTGCTCTCTCATCAGTATTGGGTCAAAATATTGTTTGGGAACTGTTAAATATATTAAAGACATTGTAACTTTGAATGAGAACAAATTTTCTAAATAGGATTTTGGACTTATTATGGCTGTGGTCTTACTGTATGGCGCCCCACTGAACTAAAATGCTCTCTGTGGTCATAATATAAAACTAGTGACATAATTTGCCTGCATTTCTAGACAGTTCTGTGTTTACGTAATATGGCAAAATTCAGTGTAAGTAATTTTTACATGGCTATAAGGTAATGGATAGAAAAACTAGAGATATGCCGTAAATAGTTTGGAGATCAAAATTgacaaacatttatttgaagAAAATACTGTAATTCCTACTGGTGATAAAATTAGTTTGACATATGAATTGGTGAAAATAATttcttcactttttctctttttattgtgATGTTAAGGTGGTCATTGGGTAGGTAGTTAAGTTATTACTGCTGTGTGGTAAAGGAGTTGTATCACTAATTTTCCATCAGAGTTTTTGTTGGCcaaagtaatgttttttttgtttgttttttgaatgCTTTACAGGTCCTACTGTAGCCATATATTTGTATAATTAACTAGGCCTTCTGCTATTGAGGTAGACATTATGGTTAAGCTGTTTTTGGTTTTCTTGCTTCAAGACAATGGGTTTTC encodes the following:
- the cebpb gene encoding CCAAT/enhancer-binding protein beta, with amino-acid sequence MEVAGFYNEDSFAFHNRDSIISPISNSSYRRLDDSMTELGIDEREKAIDFCVYLDSALHCPQLAAPTQQQGDVYSDFLAENKIKRVTALQNYKNYPFANELESSQCDNLRDPREPYALGYTELQETRVDTVFSPELLGNRYRAAERDESKEDTKMDNGSSGFDMRSYLHYQSTPSGSLGNISTASSTCSSPPGTPAPSGKSRSPSHTAKMSSGKAKKRLDKDSDEYKQRRERNNLAVRKSRDKAKMRNMETQHKVLELAAENDRLQKRVEQLSRELATLRNLLSATGQC
- the peds1b gene encoding plasmanylethanolamine desaturase 1 translates to MARMVNENGCGQETQSPEPQGPGRGAARWGAQHAGARELANLYSPGKRCQEWISVVLCFSLMAFNFIHLLANFHLGHVWHIVLGIVAGILTADFASGLVHWGADTWGSVELPIFGKAFIRPFREHHIDPTAITRHDFIETNGDNCMLTIVPLANMAFNFLTLSPAEIYHNYPWYCFLFALAIFVTLTNQIHKWSHTYFGLPRWVVLLQDCHIILPRKHHRVHHVSPHETYFCITTGWLNYPLEKLGFWRNLEDLIQGVTGEKPRADDLKWAHKVK